In the Bicyclus anynana chromosome 6, ilBicAnyn1.1, whole genome shotgun sequence genome, one interval contains:
- the LOC112047618 gene encoding serine-rich adhesin for platelets isoform X3 — MRGVWWSALALLLLAVATDAIRAAQEEGASRINRRHPSSSRSPTSTNKPEDVQSTPRPRASRRGDRHEEILPRDVSRTRQRSKSPETTSSVAPDLSINQSEKSERFDSRRTNVRSRNKPVIKEQNFDATVNRETSVKSRSRQLTRHSTTTTTPTPIPDTSNVNLRSQMKVADSTTVELSKTVQKETTAPGSTSKEFRRRSSIAQEIELVTPTPARARGRINTRTNIRTLDLDVSGTANALTTAPKEPTTARSNDLRNSRKLRYRTRPSETDTNLTGEGIILNEVKSSQTRENVTSQPELKSVASSSTTTEKNIKLSTEKLTTKTTTGRPTKVVKRPLSRGKAKGIVKEAKSKVSDEIGEDDNYPPNFKALIQAKNASTQASSPPSESLSVKASQKVFKTHPTSSQLIITAPDTEKHSRLRNKKKLEDDNEIKSDETTQVETTPLPDQPKVKSAEYRLRGSYTPRNKKSSTFASSTSSSRSFNPVPQSSYKFTRKFKPSSTEVPKTEVSSKSNRSENNSAKKSVARSSFFPRRNITRNFNVSTEAPKPSDPIKNINDKSANIFKAKQTLPRTSYYSRLRSTSSTLSTISNIQEVTEAITVAEKSENTADTPLIFTNSNNPTKSSKDEDRVTNESQKFIITVNSKESSENSTDNEIVSKMEESQSKPIINVISTTQKYHATYKEKNNDVGLEEQGKSTITIPPIRNIQTRKYSRKPYKNVHTTPRSKERNLKKYSDTFSKTTEASSNGIYAEPEKNKNKFSSKYRASYLDKPFYKPTVPSITSSTVEGEESQLGPDMNVISFTKTARPPMSADLRLSENMEKPLQVMNVEASNHSPSVTVSIFDALAEILTSTPKPRISSTTTTPKNQNINNDVKVTLNGVSNNINVNNVEGLKSQDTSTVVINTIANSVQSEQTTPNVFNRVPVADTTTPSQIEDKKIAFVNTPTTLPFPIPFSTTPFTSRRPFAIKVLYADTEPTTDRTTAIVTSTQPSIDRPTTVYNKVSDLLLSNDKLVSSGLTSMLSDNIKNIIQNMDDDSKARLSVDMVKLLDKIIPKLSSRSRSLQDDIDSIPNTTPYSLEDIKDTENVQFDVNDSLNFVNQNNLQNVGSENIVNSTFEQSVAVTSVTTIAVNGFSSLENSDIRFPTSENQPIPTEPTLNDDRMRSSTLSRTFLTSSTSGLEAFIADSSPSLSVNDVTNKPDPVPFLTNFELNDFDSQRTLDNFTLNTNNASSKSLQLEELENIDNIQDPSQLSRLQLWILSKKSRVLKMIEDLIRNHNDEIANASLTELISDSNQNKISLSNRLTEIANTMRPDTTTIISDSNTVTTTTMTTTSSLNSSPISFQNTVSTTAPTSEANLVITTTSVPTTTASSSFIQNETTASQNAAETADAISTTTPMAIAESTTVQSSLKNLNIVETTTDAETMQTTALSIPETTTSEATTEPSVTDSLETTTTTGIETTTNALPNMTNSTDVNKVSNQLNVATSSSIPKKDYVIFGILPNNTVVRKDPNDDALETLTEASPYIIYGVLPNNTVIRKFPNGTRVPRIMQKIDILPISPWSLRNPYSPIHNIPAIVRPRSNLIRVSTNTVTSTDTSNNGTENKLTTDTVNNLQNTISSSALNIKDSSSLGLTTPTNTPPAEISTASHVLSLRTTTMLPSVDEILLNSISSATKEEMVISSMTSSTREPRILTLDIDPETKQIRTEKPDGENGNAVFKFIPIDEVTVPTQESNVLKLASTKMPKVTTSDMQTSTTTFATESNTPTLQKQNYVNSNDFTAMTQNSQAVQTTTINAETSIAAANTVTPTTITTTLAPDTTEIIVASISTTESSLTTSFSWLPITTVVPTLTTPVLTTVMPTTDGSLSTTVQTTASVSQSANQRDAELLQSILEQLDRRPKKINSFGETNQAQDNQLRDNTKLLQAILSGTGNTKSKQIQSTTRSIEDDIRQFEEDTRLLKALLIATGRNPADLNLPTLNNIRTSTTPITTAQPLITTTIPPPTTTSTTTTTSTTTMAPTTTTTTTTMAPTTTTTTTTTTIAPTTTTPTSTTMAPATAPPTTENPFTLNDDLRRLQEDTKLLQALLQATKKQNTGNLPVISGITSNVRIASNPLTTSLGSNPTTPVNVRPIYTTRPLPELTNRLNPGTITVSTLQPQQSSTEEIGISTTFRPFNERATTTIRSVGNLGSTPRRVQPAGFTMTTEIPSTSTFSDEEDLLFLQNLKSVLSSQNGDVDPETALANRVIALAVERSLNDIQGGTTATSTTSRLTTTRPTTTRPTTTRRTTTTQRTTTTPQIPPSLQADIKQFEEDTKLLQALLKATGQDPTKFNIPTLPNTNKVANGRPSDNAIITTTNKPYGAKIAVKDDLRNEQDDAKLLQTLIKLQDAQETTTQKGKIALTGQTSDEALNKLINAQPAGMVPEATKSSISLSTEYGNSNDALLAALLKEQGFGPTTASSLDEQLRLSALLNQVVVTPKTRRTTTPPPPPAPRRPILDGLAWLWQQWRETAPGSGEPRPSRRPASSARPSVTPSEATSSRVNWFGSGPFVGNADERPSSNRIPLEPPSAVTSEQGPGRGQLVSAAINVTRAFSQFLGAAIQGAAQTVQSVIRAGQRAATDAYTNGSG; from the exons gAAGAAGGCGCTTCACGTATCAACAGACGACATCCAAGTTCCAGTAGAAGTCCTACTAGTACAAACAAACCAGAAGATGTACAATCCACACCTAGGCCGAGAGCCTCAAGAAGAGGTGACCGACATGAAGAAATTTTACCGCGTGATGTTTCCCGAACTAGACAAAGAAGTAAGTCGCCTGAAACCACTTCCTCAGTTGCACCAGACTTATCTATCAATCAGTCTGAAAAAAGCGAGCGCTTCGATTCAAGAAGAACAAACGTTCGATCACGCAATAAGCCGGTAATAAAAGAACAAAATTTTGATGCTACAGTTAACAGGGAAACTTCAGTAAAAAGTAGATCACGCCAGCTTACTAGGCATTCTACTACAACAACCACGCCGACTCCTATTCCTGATACTTCGAATGTTAATCTTAGATCTCAAATGAAAGTGGCGGATTCAACCACTGTTGAATTATCCAAAACTGTACAAAAAGAAACAACTGCACCTGGTAGCACTAGTAAAGAGTTTAGAAGAAGAAGTTCAATAGCACAAGAAATCGAATTGGTTACTCCAACACCTGCACGAGCACGAGGTCGTATTAACACACGAACTAACATAAGAACACTCGATTTGGATGTTTCAGGCACCGCAAATGCACTAACAACTGCTCCTAAAGAGCCAACTACAGCAAGGAGTAACGATCTAAGAAATTCTAGGAAATTAAGATACAGGACACGACCATCAGAAACTGACACAAACTTAACAGGGGAAGGAATTATACTAAATGAAGTAAAATCTAGTCAAACTAGGGAAAACGTTACTAGTCAGCCCGAATTAAAGTCGGTTGCTTCATCAAGCACAACAACAGAAAAGAATATCAAGCTAAGTACTGAGAAGTTAACTACAAAAACAACTACTGGGAGGCCAACTAAAGTTGTCAAACGTCCGTTATCCCGGGGAAAAGCAAAAGGAATTGTAAAGGAGGCAAAATCAAAAGTTTCGGATGAAATAGGTGAGGATGATAACTATCCTCCAAACTTTAAAGCATTGATTCAAGCTAAGAATGCATCG acaCAAGCGAGCTCTCCACCCAGCGAGAGTTTGTCAGTGAAAGCATcacaaaaagtatttaaaacccATCCTACTTCTTCACAATTAATTATCACTGCTCCTGACACAGAAAAGCATTCTCGG CtacgcaataaaaaaaaactagaagaCGATAACGAGATTAAAAGTGATGAGACTACTCAAGTTGAAACGACACCACTGCCTGATCAGCCTAAAGTAAAATCTGCAGAATATAGACTACGAGGATCTTACACACCAAGAAATAAAAAGTCTAGCACTTTTGCATCCTCTACCAGTTCTTCTAGAAGTTTTAATCCAGTACCACAGAGTAGTTACAAATTTACCAGAAAGTTTAAGCCTTCGTCTACTGAAGTTCCAAAGACCGAAGTTTCATCTAAAAGTAATCGTTCTGAAAATAACTCGGCTAAGAAATCCGTTGCGCGGTCTTCATTTTTTCCTAGGAGAAATATAACGAGAAATTTTAACGTTAGCACAGAAGCTCCTAAGCCCAGTGACCCcattaaaaacattaatgacAAATCGGCTAATATTTTTAAGGCTAAGCAAACATTGCCCAGAACTTCTTATTATTCTAGATTAAGAAGTACCAGTTCGACGTTGTCAACAATATCGAATATACAAGAAGTAACAGAAGCTATAACAGTAGCAGAGAAATCAGAAAATACTGCAGATACacctttaatttttacaaactcGAATAACCCAACAAAATCTTCTAAAGATGAAGATAGAGTTACCAATGAAAgtcaaaaatttataattactgTTAATAGCAAAGAATCATCAGAAAATAGCACTGATAATGAAATTGTTAGTAAGATGGAGGAAAGTCAAAGTAAACCAATTATAAATGTGATTAGTACTACCCAAAAGTATCACGCAACgtataaagagaaaaacaatGACGTGGGTTTGGAGGAACAAGGAAAAAGCACAATTACAATTCCCCCTATAAGAAATATACAAACGAGAAAATATAGCCGTAAACCGTATAAAAATGTGCACACGACCCCAAGATCCAAAGaacgcaatttaaaaaaatatagcgaTACCTTCTCAAAAACGACTGAGGCTTCATCGAATGGC ATATACGCAGAacctgaaaaaaataaaaacaaatttagcTCTAAATATCGTGCCTCATATCTTGATAAACCGTTTTACAAACCTACCGTACCCTCAATCACATCATCTACT GTAGAGGGCGAAGAATCACAATTAGGGCCAGACATGAACGTAATTTCTTTCACTAAGACTGCAAGGCCACCTATGTCAGCTGACCTTAGACTTTCTGAGAACATGGAAAAACCATTACAAGTCATGAATGTTGAGGCATCGAATCATTCACCTTCAGTTACTGTATCGATTTTCGATGCTCTAGCTGAAATACTTACATCCACACCTAAACCTCGTATTTCCTCTACGACTACAACACCGAAAAATCAAAACATTAATAATGATGTTAAAGTGACTCTCAACGGCGTGAGTaacaatattaatgtaaataatgtcGAAGGCTTAAAAAGTCAAGACACTTCAACAGTTGTTATAAACACCATTGCTAATTCTGTACAAAGTGAACAGACTACACCAAATGTGTTTAACCGTGTGCCGGTTGCGGATACTACTACACCATCACAAATTGAAgataaaaaaattgcttttgtGAATACACCAACGACACTTCCCTTTCCTATTCCTTTTTCCACTACACCTTTCACTTCAAGGAGACCATTCGCTATTAAAGTGCTGTATGCAGATACTGAACCAACTACCGACAGAACGACTGCCATTGTTACTTCAACTCAGCCATCAATTGACCGCCCAACAACGGTATATAACAAAGTGTCTGATCTTCTTTTATCTAATGATAAGTTAGTTTCTTCTGGACTAACAAGCATGCTATCGgacaatatcaaaaatattattcagaATATGGACGATGATAGTAAAGCTAGACTTTCTGTGGATATGGTAAAGTTACTTGATAAAATTATTCCAAAATTATCAAGCAGAAGTAGGAGCTTACAAGATGATATAGACTCTATTCCTAACACGACACCTTACAGTTTGGAGGATATTAAAGATACTGAAAATGTTCAATTTGATGTAAACGATAGTTTAAACTTTGTTAACCAAAATAACCTCCAAAATGTAGGAagtgaaaatattgtaaatagcaCATTTGAACAATCAGTAGCTGTTACAAGCGTAACAACTATTGCTGTAAATGGCTTTTCTTCACTCGAAAATTCGGATATCAGATTTCCTACTTCTGAAAATCAGCCGATTCCGACTGAACCAACACTAAATGATGATAGAATGCGTAGTTCAACTTTATCTAGAACTTTTTTAACCTCCAGTACATCAGGCTTAGAAGCTTTTATTGCTGATAGCAGTCCGAGTTTGAGTGTGAATGATGTTACTAACAAACCTGATCCCGTACCGTTCCTaacaaattttgaattaaatgacTTTGATTCCCAGAGGACCCTAGATAATTTTACACTAAATACAAACAATGCTTCCTCTAAGTCTTTGCAATTAGAAGAATTagaaaatattgataatatacAAGACCCAAGTCAATTATCGCGGCTTCAGTTATGGATATTATCGAAAAAATctcgtgttttaaaaatgatCGAAGACTTAATACGGAACCATAATGATGAAATTGCAAATGCCTCATTGACAGAACTAATAAGTGACtcgaatcaaaataaaatatctctGTCTAATCGTTTGACTGAAATTGCAAATACTATGAGACCAGATACTACAACAATCATTTCTGACAGTAATACTGTTACAACTACAACGATGACTACGACTTCTTCCTTAAACTCATCCCCAATTTCCTTTCAAAATACTGTATCTACAACTGCACCAACATCTGAGGCAAATCTTGTAATAACAACGACGTCAGTTCCAACTACAACTGCTTCATCTAGTTTTATACAAAATGAAACAACAGCTTCACAAAACGCTGCTGAAACAGCTGATGCTATTTCTACTACCACTCCTATGGCTATTGCTGAATCAACTACAGTTCAAAGTAGccttaagaatttaaatatagtaGAAACAACAACAGATGCTGAAACAATGCAAACAACTGCACTGAGTATTCCAGAAACAACTACATCTGAAGCCACAACAGAGCCAAGTGTAACAGACAGTTTAGAAACAACAACCACAACAGGTATAGAAACTACTACAAACGCACTTCCAAATATGACAAACTCAACCGATGTTAATAAAGTAAGCAATCAACTCAACGTCGCAACTTCATCATCTATTCCGAAAAAAGATTATGTCATTTTTGGAATACTACCTAATAATACAGTGGTACGTAAAGATCCTAACGACGATGCACTGGAAACATTAACAGAAGCGAGTCCATATATCATTTACGGCGTACTACCAAATAACACAGTAATACGCAAATTCCCTAATGGAACTAGAGTACCACGAATCATGCAAAAAATTGACATACTACCAATCAGTCCATGGAGTTTAAGAAATCCATACAGCCCCATCCATAACATTCCGGCCATTGTCAGACCGCGGTCTAACCTTATCCGAGTTTCCACTAATACTGTGACTTCCACAGACACCTCAAATAACGGAACGGAAAATAAATTAACCACCGACACTGTAAATAACCTACAAAATACG ATTTCTTCATCGGCACTTAATATAAAAGATAGCAGTTCATTGGGTTTAACTACTCCCACAAATACGCCGCCTGCTGAAATAAGCACTGCCTCGCATGTTTTAAGTTTACGCACAACTACAATGCTACCTTCTGTCGATGAGATTCTGCTTAATAGCATATCTTCGGCCACTAAAGAGGAGATGGTCATATCCTCAATGACAAGTTCTACTCGCGAACCAAGAATATTAACACTGGATATCGATCCGGAG ACAAAACAAATTCGTACTGAGAAGCCAGATGGCGAAAATGGAAATGCAGTGTTTAAATTTATACCTATAGATGAAGTTACTGTACCTACTCAAGAATCAAATGTATTGAAATTAGCTTCTACAAAAATGCCTAAAGTAACTACATCTGATATGCAAACGAGTACAACAACATTTGCTACTGAATCAAATACACCAACATTGCAAAagcaaaattatgtaaatagtaATGATTTTACGGCAATGACACAAAATTCACAAGCAGTTCAGACCACTACAATAAATGCTGAAACTTCTATTGCTGCTGCAAATACGGTAACACCAACTACTATCACTACAACGTTAGCGCCGGATACAACAGAAATAATAGTAGCTTCAATATCAACAACTGAAAGTTCCCTAACAACATCATTTTCATGGCTACCAATAACAACCGTTGTACCAACACTGACTACACCTGTATTAACCACTGTGATGCCGACAACAGATGGATCACTAAGTACCACGGTACAGACTACAGCAAGTGTTTCACAATCTGCGAATCAAAGAGACGCAGAACTATTACAATCTATACTAGAACAGCTTGATCGCagaccaaaaaaaataaacagcttTGGTGAGACAAATCAAGCTCAAGATAATCAACTAAGAGATAATACAAAACTATTACAAGCCATTTTGTCAGGTACAGGAAATACTAAAAGCAAGCAAATACAGAGTACAACACGATCTATCGAAGATGATATTAGGCAATTCGAAGAGGACACGAGATTATTAAAAGCTCTTTTGATAGCTACGGGTCGTAATCCTGCTGACCTCAATTTGCCAACTTTGAACAATATAAGGACCAGTACAACACCTATTACAACAGCACAACCATTAATCACTACAACAATACCACCACCGACAACAACATCAACAACGACTACCACTTCTACTACTACAATGGCACCAACAACTACGACTACTACTACAACAATGGCtcctacaacaacaacaactactaCTACCACAACAATAGCTCCTACAACAACAACGCCTACTAGCACAACAATGGCTCCTGCAACAGCTCCACCGACAACTGAAAACCCATTTACATTAAACGACGATCTTAGGAGATTACAGGAAGATACAAAACTCTTGCAAGCTTTATTACAAGCTACCAAAAAACAGAATACTGGTAATTTACCAGTAATATCGGGAATCACTTCGAATGTTAGAATAGCATCAAATCCTTTAACTACGTCTTTAGGATCAAATCCAACAACTCCTGTTAATGTCCGTCCTATATATACTACTCGTCCTTTGCCAGAATTGACAAATAGGCTCAATCCTGGAACTATCACCGTTTCTACGTTACAGCCTCAACAGTCAAGTACAGAAGAAATTGGAATATCTACCACATTTCGACCCTTTAACGAAAGAGCGACTACAACTATACGTAGTGTAGGTAACTTAGGCAGTACTCCACGACGCGTCCAGCCGGCAGGATTTACTATGACTACTGAGATACCAAGTACGTCTACGTTTTCCGATGAAGAAGATTTGCTTTTCTTACAAAATTTG AAATCTGTGTTAAGCTCACAAAACGGCGACGTAGACCCAGAAACAGCGCTCGCTAATAGAGTCATTGCGCTTGCTGTCGAAAGAAGTTTAAATGATATACAGGGTGGAACAACAGCTACTTCTACAACTAGCAGACTGACTACGACTAGACCAACAACTACGAGACCTACAACAACGAGAAGAACGACAACTACCCAACGAACGACTACGACTCCACAAATACCGCCTTCATTACAAGCGGATATCAAACAATTCGAAGAGGACACTAAACTATTGCAGGCATTATTGAAGGCAACCGGACAGGATCCAACCAAATTTAATATACCGACCCTTCCAAATACTAAT AAGGTGGCAAATGGAAGACCTTCAGATAATGCAATTATCACGACAACCAATAAGCCGTATGGGGCGAAAATAGCTGTTAAGGATGATCTCAGGAATGAACAAGATGATGCTAAGTTACTACAGACATTGATTAAACTCCAAGACGCGCAAGAAACTACTACACAAAAAGGAAAAATTGCTCTCACTG gtcAAACAAGCGATGAagcgttaaataaattaataaatgctCAACCCGCTGGAATGGTGCCCGAAGCAACAAAATCATCAATTTCGTTGAGTACTGAGTACGGAAATAGCAATGATGCTCTGCTGGCGGCACTGTTGAAAGAGCAAGGATTTGGACCAACAACGGCAAGTTCTTTGGATGAACAACTTCGACTCTCT GCTTTACTCAACCAAGTGGTAGTTACGCCGAAGACTAGGCGAACGACGACACCACCGCCACCACCAGCACCGAGGCGGCCAATATTAGATGGCCTCGCGTGGCTATGGCAGCAATGGAGAGAGACAGCTCCTGGATCTGGAGAGCCAAGACCTAGCAGAAGGCCAGCATCTTCAGCCAGACCTTCAGTGACACCTTCCGAAGCGACAAGCTCTAGAGTCAACTGGTTTGGCTCTGGGCCTTTCGTTGGCAATGCCGACGAAAGGCCGTCGTCAAATAGA ATACCTTTGGAGCCTCCTAGTGCAGTGACTTCGGAACAGGGACCCGGTAGAGGTCAACTCGTGTCGGCAGCTATTAATGTGACGAGAGCTTTCTCACAGTTCCTAGGAGCTGCTATACAG